The Bradysia coprophila strain Holo2 unplaced genomic scaffold, BU_Bcop_v1 contig_151, whole genome shotgun sequence genome contains a region encoding:
- the LOC119074320 gene encoding ensconsin isoform X12 — protein sequence MKSDENNMASLGGEDLLNTRTNSADNESTTKQDDIRKQLSTIHWFAQVGDESINDEAKEREDRLRIVKDRQNEERQRKLEELKNQAIAAQKYREQKEDERKRRMEELRHKELDRKQQVDERKKAIMDAERERREYILRKNQERDMRLETKKRHERGSIAFAFGSSTPRLLEPLDSGTVSPSQYWGHRRSTSISNVTFSGAPLSRRSSERELSDGPKKRATSAGGLDRQVDDDSTDSSPLSYRSVHRRKTDLMPTVPSPRDPSFGSKSSLYHTPRTPGSRSGDATPGSASRPGSAMSTSTTASGVIYRRSVNSARKPRPASIASTGMTASCIADISVESDVSKHKKDRPPLPKVLSTPRRSTAATPPSSSSMTASSSTSTTARSTDTSKRNEKRIPPSSKKASTPRATTPVQSSKPLEVAANVTTESVPIVQTTEIPTKKIQNEAISIIGSDTSTAQPVVVAQITEQTIESEMVPAMDQLTLETTNNDLSAANSQERVNTNEILLPQQQENEMTASMMKRIVTEEEAKAALAERRRLAREEAEKLAELERQRKEAEELAEQQRIAEEEENQRRLEEETLRLVEEQKKAEELRLLQAIEEAKLKEEEERKRKELEEHARIEREELERKAREEAEKLKIETAEKLRKEEKEREERRKRVEAIMSRTRKGGNATNTPNKDGSNNADQTSPSNSDLVKTGTDEHNFTNQNNVNMATYEMSVTNKENALMNSFSNLIEHQPPHPTLNIQEFNAQNAKTNGKSEVDATNDDNLIIKSAISNGNGHTDHSLDNELDSKKFSAVDNKTQEMITGQLIDINMDFNESSTPVNFNNNSLLTSTNLVTSDSPESKDLSLL from the exons ATGAAAAGTGATGAAAATAATATGGCGAGCCTTGGGGGAGAGGATTTATTAAATACAAGAACGAATTCGG CCGATAATGAATCAACCACAAAACAGGACGATATCAGAAAAC AATTATCAACAATTCACTGGTTCGCACAAGTCGGCGATGAATCGATTAACGACGAAG cGAAAGAACGGGAGGACAGACTTCGCATCGTTAAAGACAGACAAAATGAAGAACGTCAACGGAAACTAGAAGAGCTAAAGAATCAAGCAATAGCAGCTCAAAAGTATCGTGAACAGAAGGAAGACGAACGAAAACGCCGAATGGAAGAGTTACGACACAAGGAATTGGATCGAAAGCAACAG GTAGACGAACGGAAGAAGGCAATAATGGACGCTGAGCGAGAGAGACGTGAATACATTCTTCGTAAAAATCAG GAAAGAGACATGCGTCTGGAAACCAAGAAGCGCCACGAACGTGGTTCGATTGCATTCGCATTCGGCTCATCAACACCACGGCTGCTAGAACCTCTCGATTCCGGAACAGTATCCCCGAGTCAATATTGGGGACATCGCAG ATCCACTTCCATTTCGAATGTTACATTTAGCGGTGCACCGCTGTCTCGACGAAGTTCAGAACGGGAACTGAGTGATGGTCCCAAGAAACGAGCCACATCGGCTGGCGGCTTAGATCGTCAAGTTGATG atGACTCGACGGATTCGTCACCATTGTCCTATCGAAGTGTACACAGACGAAAGACCGATCTAATGCCTACCGTTCCGAGTCCAAGAGATCCAAGTTTTGGTTCAAAATCGTCCCTTTACCACACCCCACGAACACCAG GTTCTCGATCGGGTGATGCAACTCCTGGCAGTGCATCACGTCCAGGCAGTGCTATGTCAACGTCAACGACTGCATCGGGTGTCATTTATCGACGTTCGGTCAATTCAGCTCGCAAACCGAGACCAGCCAGTATCGCTAGTACTGGCATGACAGCCAGTTGTATAGCTGACATCTCCGTTGAAT CCGATGTTAGCAAACATAAGAAAGACAGACCACCATTACCGAAAGTGTTGAGTACACCAAGACGATCGACAGCCGCAACGCCGCCATCGTCATCATCAATGACAGCATCATCGAGTACATCGACAACAGCTCGATCGACAGATACGtcgaaacgaaacgaaaagcGAATACCCCCTTCCAGTAAGAAG GCCTCGACTCCAAGAGCTACAACTCCCGTACAATCCAGTAAACCATTGGAGGTAGCAGCAAATGTTACCACCGAATCGGTGCCGATTGTACAAACAAcagaaattccaacaaaaaagaTTCAGAACGAAGCAATTTCGATTATCGGTAGTGATACGTCAACGGCACAGCCAGTTGTCGTTGCCCAAATCACCGAACAGACAATTGAATCAGAAATGGTTCCAGCCATGGACCAACTAACCCTAGAAACTACAAATAATGATCTGAGCGCTGCAAATAGCCAAGAGCGTGTAAATACAAATGAGATTTTATTACCACAACAgcaagaaaatgaaatgacaG CCTCAATGATGAAGCGTATCGTCACGGAAGAAGAAGCAAAGGCTGCACTAGCCGAACGGCGTCGTCTTGCCCGCGAAGAAGCCGAAAAGCTTGCAGAATTAGAGCGCCAGCGGAAGGAAGCCGAAGAATTGGCCGAACAACAGCGCATCGCCGAAGAAGAGGAGAACCAAAGACGACTAGAAGAGGAAACATTACGATTGGTGGAAGAGCAGAAAAAGGCCGAGGAATTGCGTCTGTTGCAAGCTATTGAG GAAGCAAAACtgaaggaagaagaagaacgaaAACGGAAAGAGTTGGAGGAACATGCTCGAATCGAACGAGAAGAACTCGAACGGAAAGCTCGTGAGGAGGCAGAAAAGCTGAAGATTGAGACGGCCGAAAAGCTGCGAAAAGAGGAAAAGGAACGAGAAGAGCGTCGTAAGCGCGTCGAAGCAATTATGTCGAGAACGCGAAAGGGCGGCAACGCGACAAACACTCCAAATAAG GACGGCAGCAACAATGCTGATCAAACGAGTCCATCGAATAGTGATTTAGTTAAGACTGGCACCGATGAACACAATTTTACCAACCAGAACAATGTGAACATGGCCACGTATGAGATGTCGGTTACGAACAAAGAGAACGCTTTGATGAACAGCTTTagtaatttaattgaacatCAGCCGCCACATCCAACGCTAAACATTCAAGAGTTTAATGCGCAGAATGCTAAGACAAATGGCAAGTCAGAGGTGGACGCGACGAACGATgacaatttaattattaaaagtGCAATATCCAACGGAAACGGTCACACCGACCACAGTTTAGATAATGAATT agattcaaagaaatttaGTGCTGTTGATAATAAGACGCAAGAGATGATCACCGGGCAGCTGATAGACATCAATATGGATTTTAATGAGAGTTCCACTCCGGTTAATTTCAACAATAACAGTTTGCTGACATCGACCAACCTAGTCACATCGGATAGTCCTGAAAGTAAAG ATCTTTCGCTGTTGTGA
- the LOC119074320 gene encoding ensconsin isoform X10, with amino-acid sequence MKSDENNMASLGGEDLLNTRTNSADNESTTKQDDIRKPKEREDRLRIVKDRQNEERQRKLEELKNQAIAAQKYREQKEDERKRRMEELRHKELDRKQQVDERKKAIMDAERERREYILRKNQERDMRLETKKRHERGSIAFAFGSSTPRLLEPLDSGTVSPSQYWGHRRSTSISNVTFSGAPLSRRSSERELSDGPKKRATSAGGLDRQVDGQQQQMSTSMYGIFNWGQTNNSRLETRPKRFSLALAGSEINIDDPPNDGDRKMCKKDDSTDSSPLSYRSVHRRKTDLMPTVPSPRDPSFGSKSSLYHTPRTPGSRSGDATPGSASRPGSAMSTSTTASGVIYRRSVNSARKPRPASIASTGMTASCIADISVESDVSKHKKDRPPLPKVLSTPRRSTAATPPSSSSMTASSSTSTTARSTDTSKRNEKRIPPSSKKASTPRATTPVQSSKPLEVAANVTTESVPIVQTTEIPTKKIQNEAISIIGSDTSTAQPVVVAQITEQTIESEMVPAMDQLTLETTNNDLSAANSQERVNTNEILLPQQQENEMTASMMKRIVTEEEAKAALAERRRLAREEAEKLAELERQRKEAEELAEQQRIAEEEENQRRLEEETLRLVEEQKKAEELRLLQAIEEAKLKEEEERKRKELEEHARIEREELERKAREEAEKLKIETAEKLRKEEKEREERRKRVEAIMSRTRKGGNATNTPNKDGSNNADQTSPSNSDLVKTGTDEHNFTNQNNVNMATYEMSVTNKENALMNSFSNLIEHQPPHPTLNIQEFNAQNAKTNGKSEVDATNDDNLIIKSAISNGNGHTDHSLDNELDSKKFSAVDNKTQEMITGQLIDINMDFNESSTPVNFNNNSLLTSTNLVTSDSPESKDLSLL; translated from the exons ATGAAAAGTGATGAAAATAATATGGCGAGCCTTGGGGGAGAGGATTTATTAAATACAAGAACGAATTCGG CCGATAATGAATCAACCACAAAACAGGACGATATCAGAAAAC cGAAAGAACGGGAGGACAGACTTCGCATCGTTAAAGACAGACAAAATGAAGAACGTCAACGGAAACTAGAAGAGCTAAAGAATCAAGCAATAGCAGCTCAAAAGTATCGTGAACAGAAGGAAGACGAACGAAAACGCCGAATGGAAGAGTTACGACACAAGGAATTGGATCGAAAGCAACAG GTAGACGAACGGAAGAAGGCAATAATGGACGCTGAGCGAGAGAGACGTGAATACATTCTTCGTAAAAATCAG GAAAGAGACATGCGTCTGGAAACCAAGAAGCGCCACGAACGTGGTTCGATTGCATTCGCATTCGGCTCATCAACACCACGGCTGCTAGAACCTCTCGATTCCGGAACAGTATCCCCGAGTCAATATTGGGGACATCGCAG ATCCACTTCCATTTCGAATGTTACATTTAGCGGTGCACCGCTGTCTCGACGAAGTTCAGAACGGGAACTGAGTGATGGTCCCAAGAAACGAGCCACATCGGCTGGCGGCTTAGATCGTCAAGTTGATG gccaacaacaacaaatgtCCACATCAATGTACGGTATATTCAACTGGGGTCAGACGAATAATTCCCGACTCGAAACGCGCCCGAAGCGATTTTCTCTCGCTTTAGCCGGATCGGAAATAAATATCGACGATCCACCGAATGACGGCGATaggaaaatgtgtaaaaagg atGACTCGACGGATTCGTCACCATTGTCCTATCGAAGTGTACACAGACGAAAGACCGATCTAATGCCTACCGTTCCGAGTCCAAGAGATCCAAGTTTTGGTTCAAAATCGTCCCTTTACCACACCCCACGAACACCAG GTTCTCGATCGGGTGATGCAACTCCTGGCAGTGCATCACGTCCAGGCAGTGCTATGTCAACGTCAACGACTGCATCGGGTGTCATTTATCGACGTTCGGTCAATTCAGCTCGCAAACCGAGACCAGCCAGTATCGCTAGTACTGGCATGACAGCCAGTTGTATAGCTGACATCTCCGTTGAAT CCGATGTTAGCAAACATAAGAAAGACAGACCACCATTACCGAAAGTGTTGAGTACACCAAGACGATCGACAGCCGCAACGCCGCCATCGTCATCATCAATGACAGCATCATCGAGTACATCGACAACAGCTCGATCGACAGATACGtcgaaacgaaacgaaaagcGAATACCCCCTTCCAGTAAGAAG GCCTCGACTCCAAGAGCTACAACTCCCGTACAATCCAGTAAACCATTGGAGGTAGCAGCAAATGTTACCACCGAATCGGTGCCGATTGTACAAACAAcagaaattccaacaaaaaagaTTCAGAACGAAGCAATTTCGATTATCGGTAGTGATACGTCAACGGCACAGCCAGTTGTCGTTGCCCAAATCACCGAACAGACAATTGAATCAGAAATGGTTCCAGCCATGGACCAACTAACCCTAGAAACTACAAATAATGATCTGAGCGCTGCAAATAGCCAAGAGCGTGTAAATACAAATGAGATTTTATTACCACAACAgcaagaaaatgaaatgacaG CCTCAATGATGAAGCGTATCGTCACGGAAGAAGAAGCAAAGGCTGCACTAGCCGAACGGCGTCGTCTTGCCCGCGAAGAAGCCGAAAAGCTTGCAGAATTAGAGCGCCAGCGGAAGGAAGCCGAAGAATTGGCCGAACAACAGCGCATCGCCGAAGAAGAGGAGAACCAAAGACGACTAGAAGAGGAAACATTACGATTGGTGGAAGAGCAGAAAAAGGCCGAGGAATTGCGTCTGTTGCAAGCTATTGAG GAAGCAAAACtgaaggaagaagaagaacgaaAACGGAAAGAGTTGGAGGAACATGCTCGAATCGAACGAGAAGAACTCGAACGGAAAGCTCGTGAGGAGGCAGAAAAGCTGAAGATTGAGACGGCCGAAAAGCTGCGAAAAGAGGAAAAGGAACGAGAAGAGCGTCGTAAGCGCGTCGAAGCAATTATGTCGAGAACGCGAAAGGGCGGCAACGCGACAAACACTCCAAATAAG GACGGCAGCAACAATGCTGATCAAACGAGTCCATCGAATAGTGATTTAGTTAAGACTGGCACCGATGAACACAATTTTACCAACCAGAACAATGTGAACATGGCCACGTATGAGATGTCGGTTACGAACAAAGAGAACGCTTTGATGAACAGCTTTagtaatttaattgaacatCAGCCGCCACATCCAACGCTAAACATTCAAGAGTTTAATGCGCAGAATGCTAAGACAAATGGCAAGTCAGAGGTGGACGCGACGAACGATgacaatttaattattaaaagtGCAATATCCAACGGAAACGGTCACACCGACCACAGTTTAGATAATGAATT agattcaaagaaatttaGTGCTGTTGATAATAAGACGCAAGAGATGATCACCGGGCAGCTGATAGACATCAATATGGATTTTAATGAGAGTTCCACTCCGGTTAATTTCAACAATAACAGTTTGCTGACATCGACCAACCTAGTCACATCGGATAGTCCTGAAAGTAAAG ATCTTTCGCTGTTGTGA
- the LOC119074320 gene encoding ensconsin isoform X11 — protein MKSDENNMASLGGEDLLNTRTNSADNESTTKQDDIRKQLSTIHWFAQVGDESINDEAKEREDRLRIVKDRQNEERQRKLEELKNQAIAAQKYREQKEDERKRRMEELRHKELDRKQQVDERKKAIMDAERERREYILRKNQERDMRLETKKRHERGSIAFAFGSSTPRLLEPLDSGTVSPSQYWGHRRSTSISNVTFSGAPLSRRSSERELSDGPKKRATSAGGLDRQVDGQQQQMSTSMYGIFNWGQTNNSRLETRPKRFSLALAGSEINIDDPPNDGDRKMCKKGSRSGDATPGSASRPGSAMSTSTTASGVIYRRSVNSARKPRPASIASTGMTASCIADISVESDVSKHKKDRPPLPKVLSTPRRSTAATPPSSSSMTASSSTSTTARSTDTSKRNEKRIPPSSKKASTPRATTPVQSSKPLEVAANVTTESVPIVQTTEIPTKKIQNEAISIIGSDTSTAQPVVVAQITEQTIESEMVPAMDQLTLETTNNDLSAANSQERVNTNEILLPQQQENEMTASMMKRIVTEEEAKAALAERRRLAREEAEKLAELERQRKEAEELAEQQRIAEEEENQRRLEEETLRLVEEQKKAEELRLLQAIEEAKLKEEEERKRKELEEHARIEREELERKAREEAEKLKIETAEKLRKEEKEREERRKRVEAIMSRTRKGGNATNTPNKDGSNNADQTSPSNSDLVKTGTDEHNFTNQNNVNMATYEMSVTNKENALMNSFSNLIEHQPPHPTLNIQEFNAQNAKTNGKSEVDATNDDNLIIKSAISNGNGHTDHSLDNELDSKKFSAVDNKTQEMITGQLIDINMDFNESSTPVNFNNNSLLTSTNLVTSDSPESKDLSLL, from the exons ATGAAAAGTGATGAAAATAATATGGCGAGCCTTGGGGGAGAGGATTTATTAAATACAAGAACGAATTCGG CCGATAATGAATCAACCACAAAACAGGACGATATCAGAAAAC AATTATCAACAATTCACTGGTTCGCACAAGTCGGCGATGAATCGATTAACGACGAAG cGAAAGAACGGGAGGACAGACTTCGCATCGTTAAAGACAGACAAAATGAAGAACGTCAACGGAAACTAGAAGAGCTAAAGAATCAAGCAATAGCAGCTCAAAAGTATCGTGAACAGAAGGAAGACGAACGAAAACGCCGAATGGAAGAGTTACGACACAAGGAATTGGATCGAAAGCAACAG GTAGACGAACGGAAGAAGGCAATAATGGACGCTGAGCGAGAGAGACGTGAATACATTCTTCGTAAAAATCAG GAAAGAGACATGCGTCTGGAAACCAAGAAGCGCCACGAACGTGGTTCGATTGCATTCGCATTCGGCTCATCAACACCACGGCTGCTAGAACCTCTCGATTCCGGAACAGTATCCCCGAGTCAATATTGGGGACATCGCAG ATCCACTTCCATTTCGAATGTTACATTTAGCGGTGCACCGCTGTCTCGACGAAGTTCAGAACGGGAACTGAGTGATGGTCCCAAGAAACGAGCCACATCGGCTGGCGGCTTAGATCGTCAAGTTGATG gccaacaacaacaaatgtCCACATCAATGTACGGTATATTCAACTGGGGTCAGACGAATAATTCCCGACTCGAAACGCGCCCGAAGCGATTTTCTCTCGCTTTAGCCGGATCGGAAATAAATATCGACGATCCACCGAATGACGGCGATaggaaaatgtgtaaaaagg GTTCTCGATCGGGTGATGCAACTCCTGGCAGTGCATCACGTCCAGGCAGTGCTATGTCAACGTCAACGACTGCATCGGGTGTCATTTATCGACGTTCGGTCAATTCAGCTCGCAAACCGAGACCAGCCAGTATCGCTAGTACTGGCATGACAGCCAGTTGTATAGCTGACATCTCCGTTGAAT CCGATGTTAGCAAACATAAGAAAGACAGACCACCATTACCGAAAGTGTTGAGTACACCAAGACGATCGACAGCCGCAACGCCGCCATCGTCATCATCAATGACAGCATCATCGAGTACATCGACAACAGCTCGATCGACAGATACGtcgaaacgaaacgaaaagcGAATACCCCCTTCCAGTAAGAAG GCCTCGACTCCAAGAGCTACAACTCCCGTACAATCCAGTAAACCATTGGAGGTAGCAGCAAATGTTACCACCGAATCGGTGCCGATTGTACAAACAAcagaaattccaacaaaaaagaTTCAGAACGAAGCAATTTCGATTATCGGTAGTGATACGTCAACGGCACAGCCAGTTGTCGTTGCCCAAATCACCGAACAGACAATTGAATCAGAAATGGTTCCAGCCATGGACCAACTAACCCTAGAAACTACAAATAATGATCTGAGCGCTGCAAATAGCCAAGAGCGTGTAAATACAAATGAGATTTTATTACCACAACAgcaagaaaatgaaatgacaG CCTCAATGATGAAGCGTATCGTCACGGAAGAAGAAGCAAAGGCTGCACTAGCCGAACGGCGTCGTCTTGCCCGCGAAGAAGCCGAAAAGCTTGCAGAATTAGAGCGCCAGCGGAAGGAAGCCGAAGAATTGGCCGAACAACAGCGCATCGCCGAAGAAGAGGAGAACCAAAGACGACTAGAAGAGGAAACATTACGATTGGTGGAAGAGCAGAAAAAGGCCGAGGAATTGCGTCTGTTGCAAGCTATTGAG GAAGCAAAACtgaaggaagaagaagaacgaaAACGGAAAGAGTTGGAGGAACATGCTCGAATCGAACGAGAAGAACTCGAACGGAAAGCTCGTGAGGAGGCAGAAAAGCTGAAGATTGAGACGGCCGAAAAGCTGCGAAAAGAGGAAAAGGAACGAGAAGAGCGTCGTAAGCGCGTCGAAGCAATTATGTCGAGAACGCGAAAGGGCGGCAACGCGACAAACACTCCAAATAAG GACGGCAGCAACAATGCTGATCAAACGAGTCCATCGAATAGTGATTTAGTTAAGACTGGCACCGATGAACACAATTTTACCAACCAGAACAATGTGAACATGGCCACGTATGAGATGTCGGTTACGAACAAAGAGAACGCTTTGATGAACAGCTTTagtaatttaattgaacatCAGCCGCCACATCCAACGCTAAACATTCAAGAGTTTAATGCGCAGAATGCTAAGACAAATGGCAAGTCAGAGGTGGACGCGACGAACGATgacaatttaattattaaaagtGCAATATCCAACGGAAACGGTCACACCGACCACAGTTTAGATAATGAATT agattcaaagaaatttaGTGCTGTTGATAATAAGACGCAAGAGATGATCACCGGGCAGCTGATAGACATCAATATGGATTTTAATGAGAGTTCCACTCCGGTTAATTTCAACAATAACAGTTTGCTGACATCGACCAACCTAGTCACATCGGATAGTCCTGAAAGTAAAG ATCTTTCGCTGTTGTGA
- the LOC119074320 gene encoding ensconsin isoform X4 translates to MKSDENNMASLGGEDLLNTRTNSAKEREDRLRIVKDRQNEERQRKLEELKNQAIAAQKYREQKEDERKRRMEELRHKELDRKQQVDERKKAIMDAERERREYILRKNQERDMRLETKKRHERGSIAFAFGSSTPRLLEPLDSGTVSPSQYWGHRRSTSISNVTFSGAPLSRRSSERELSDGPKKRATSAGGLDRQVDGQQQQMSTSMYGIFNWGQTNNSRLETRPKRFSLALAGSEINIDDPPNDGDRKMCKKDDSTDSSPLSYRSVHRRKTDLMPTVPSPRDPSFGSKSSLYHTPRTPGRAVSMTRLDQLAQPTRRNGEHIRAVIERQRQSESNSMTNSVTSITFSQSNKNNTHSMSRSLTHLAGNNNSTTGGAKRASSRPLRKTNTSNSMSQLHVIKSHPTRNAKFDKTQQMNDAGANVSAAGSRSGDATPGSASRPGSAMSTSTTASGVIYRRSVNSARKPRPASIASTGMTASCIADISVESDVSKHKKDRPPLPKVLSTPRRSTAATPPSSSSMTASSSTSTTARSTDTSKRNEKRIPPSSKKASTPRATTPVQSSKPLEVAANVTTESVPIVQTTEIPTKKIQNEAISIIGSDTSTAQPVVVAQITEQTIESEMVPAMDQLTLETTNNDLSAANSQERVNTNEILLPQQQENEMTASMMKRIVTEEEAKAALAERRRLAREEAEKLAELERQRKEAEELAEQQRIAEEEENQRRLEEETLRLVEEQKKAEELRLLQAIEEAKLKEEEERKRKELEEHARIEREELERKAREEAEKLKIETAEKLRKEEKEREERRKRVEAIMSRTRKGGNATNTPNKDGSNNADQTSPSNSDLVKTGTDEHNFTNQNNVNMATYEMSVTNKENALMNSFSNLIEHQPPHPTLNIQEFNAQNAKTNGKSEVDATNDDNLIIKSAISNGNGHTDHSLDNELDSKKFSAVDNKTQEMITGQLIDINMDFNESSTPVNFNNNSLLTSTNLVTSDSPESKDLSLL, encoded by the exons ATGAAAAGTGATGAAAATAATATGGCGAGCCTTGGGGGAGAGGATTTATTAAATACAAGAACGAATTCGG cGAAAGAACGGGAGGACAGACTTCGCATCGTTAAAGACAGACAAAATGAAGAACGTCAACGGAAACTAGAAGAGCTAAAGAATCAAGCAATAGCAGCTCAAAAGTATCGTGAACAGAAGGAAGACGAACGAAAACGCCGAATGGAAGAGTTACGACACAAGGAATTGGATCGAAAGCAACAG GTAGACGAACGGAAGAAGGCAATAATGGACGCTGAGCGAGAGAGACGTGAATACATTCTTCGTAAAAATCAG GAAAGAGACATGCGTCTGGAAACCAAGAAGCGCCACGAACGTGGTTCGATTGCATTCGCATTCGGCTCATCAACACCACGGCTGCTAGAACCTCTCGATTCCGGAACAGTATCCCCGAGTCAATATTGGGGACATCGCAG ATCCACTTCCATTTCGAATGTTACATTTAGCGGTGCACCGCTGTCTCGACGAAGTTCAGAACGGGAACTGAGTGATGGTCCCAAGAAACGAGCCACATCGGCTGGCGGCTTAGATCGTCAAGTTGATG gccaacaacaacaaatgtCCACATCAATGTACGGTATATTCAACTGGGGTCAGACGAATAATTCCCGACTCGAAACGCGCCCGAAGCGATTTTCTCTCGCTTTAGCCGGATCGGAAATAAATATCGACGATCCACCGAATGACGGCGATaggaaaatgtgtaaaaagg atGACTCGACGGATTCGTCACCATTGTCCTATCGAAGTGTACACAGACGAAAGACCGATCTAATGCCTACCGTTCCGAGTCCAAGAGATCCAAGTTTTGGTTCAAAATCGTCCCTTTACCACACCCCACGAACACCAG gaCGTGCTGTGTCAATGACTCGTCTGGACCAGTTAGCTCAGCCGACCCGACGTAATGGTGAACACATTCGTGCTGTTATCGAACGTCAACGACAAAGCGAATCGAATTCGATGACCAATTCGGTTACGTCCATTACATTTTCACAATCTAACAAGAACAACACGCATAGCATGTCGCGCAGTTTGACACACTTAGCTGGCAATAATAATAGCACGACCGGCGGTGCAAAGAGAGCTAGCAGTCGACCGTTGCGTAAAACGAATACATCGAACAGTATGTCTCAGCTTCATGTTATTAAATCGCACCCAACCAGAAATGCTAAATTTGATAAGacacaacaaatgaatgatGCTGGCGCCAATGTTTCGGCAGCAG GTTCTCGATCGGGTGATGCAACTCCTGGCAGTGCATCACGTCCAGGCAGTGCTATGTCAACGTCAACGACTGCATCGGGTGTCATTTATCGACGTTCGGTCAATTCAGCTCGCAAACCGAGACCAGCCAGTATCGCTAGTACTGGCATGACAGCCAGTTGTATAGCTGACATCTCCGTTGAAT CCGATGTTAGCAAACATAAGAAAGACAGACCACCATTACCGAAAGTGTTGAGTACACCAAGACGATCGACAGCCGCAACGCCGCCATCGTCATCATCAATGACAGCATCATCGAGTACATCGACAACAGCTCGATCGACAGATACGtcgaaacgaaacgaaaagcGAATACCCCCTTCCAGTAAGAAG GCCTCGACTCCAAGAGCTACAACTCCCGTACAATCCAGTAAACCATTGGAGGTAGCAGCAAATGTTACCACCGAATCGGTGCCGATTGTACAAACAAcagaaattccaacaaaaaagaTTCAGAACGAAGCAATTTCGATTATCGGTAGTGATACGTCAACGGCACAGCCAGTTGTCGTTGCCCAAATCACCGAACAGACAATTGAATCAGAAATGGTTCCAGCCATGGACCAACTAACCCTAGAAACTACAAATAATGATCTGAGCGCTGCAAATAGCCAAGAGCGTGTAAATACAAATGAGATTTTATTACCACAACAgcaagaaaatgaaatgacaG CCTCAATGATGAAGCGTATCGTCACGGAAGAAGAAGCAAAGGCTGCACTAGCCGAACGGCGTCGTCTTGCCCGCGAAGAAGCCGAAAAGCTTGCAGAATTAGAGCGCCAGCGGAAGGAAGCCGAAGAATTGGCCGAACAACAGCGCATCGCCGAAGAAGAGGAGAACCAAAGACGACTAGAAGAGGAAACATTACGATTGGTGGAAGAGCAGAAAAAGGCCGAGGAATTGCGTCTGTTGCAAGCTATTGAG GAAGCAAAACtgaaggaagaagaagaacgaaAACGGAAAGAGTTGGAGGAACATGCTCGAATCGAACGAGAAGAACTCGAACGGAAAGCTCGTGAGGAGGCAGAAAAGCTGAAGATTGAGACGGCCGAAAAGCTGCGAAAAGAGGAAAAGGAACGAGAAGAGCGTCGTAAGCGCGTCGAAGCAATTATGTCGAGAACGCGAAAGGGCGGCAACGCGACAAACACTCCAAATAAG GACGGCAGCAACAATGCTGATCAAACGAGTCCATCGAATAGTGATTTAGTTAAGACTGGCACCGATGAACACAATTTTACCAACCAGAACAATGTGAACATGGCCACGTATGAGATGTCGGTTACGAACAAAGAGAACGCTTTGATGAACAGCTTTagtaatttaattgaacatCAGCCGCCACATCCAACGCTAAACATTCAAGAGTTTAATGCGCAGAATGCTAAGACAAATGGCAAGTCAGAGGTGGACGCGACGAACGATgacaatttaattattaaaagtGCAATATCCAACGGAAACGGTCACACCGACCACAGTTTAGATAATGAATT agattcaaagaaatttaGTGCTGTTGATAATAAGACGCAAGAGATGATCACCGGGCAGCTGATAGACATCAATATGGATTTTAATGAGAGTTCCACTCCGGTTAATTTCAACAATAACAGTTTGCTGACATCGACCAACCTAGTCACATCGGATAGTCCTGAAAGTAAAG ATCTTTCGCTGTTGTGA